From a region of the Qipengyuania spongiae genome:
- a CDS encoding peroxiredoxin: MKERPHEGDPMPDIAMETPDGGTVRPGEYAGRRLVLFFYPKDNTPGCTTEAKDFTALAPQFADAGAALLGVSKDSPQKHRNFIAKHDLGVDLATDAEDGGLSDALGIWTEKQMYGKTFMGMVRTTYLVGADGTIERVWDKVKVKGHAEAVLEAVRTV; encoded by the coding sequence ATGAAGGAAAGACCGCACGAAGGCGACCCGATGCCCGATATCGCGATGGAGACGCCAGACGGCGGAACCGTCAGGCCGGGAGAATATGCGGGGCGCCGGCTGGTCCTGTTTTTCTATCCCAAGGACAACACGCCCGGCTGCACGACCGAGGCGAAGGATTTCACCGCGCTCGCACCGCAGTTCGCCGATGCGGGCGCCGCGCTCCTGGGTGTGAGCAAGGATTCCCCGCAGAAGCACCGCAATTTCATCGCCAAGCACGACCTTGGCGTGGATCTCGCGACCGATGCCGAGGATGGAGGCTTGTCCGACGCGCTCGGCATCTGGACCGAGAAGCAGATGTACGGGAAGACCTTCATGGGTATGGTCCGCACCACCTATCTGGTCGGCGCCGACGGCACGATCGAGCGGGTGTGGGACAAGGTGAAGGTCAAAGGCCATGCCGAGGCCGTGCTGGAGGCGGTTCGCACAGTGTGA
- a CDS encoding M23 family metallopeptidase — MIKTILKAKLVALAAGLTMAAAPAQADEAELAPSVRHVQPGVSVTRDGSDRQFQELFASWEKTENPAPVASAVSVPSQMPLENARLSSNFGMRTHPVLGGLRGHKGIDLAAASGTPVYATADGYVSKAEWFSSYGNYIAIEHGADMQTRFAHLSGYEVKAGDRVRKGDLIGYVGSTGRSTGPHLHYEVRVAGLAVDPTPYMNGERLAMADNGGKGGGDDE; from the coding sequence ATGATCAAGACAATCCTGAAAGCCAAGCTGGTCGCGCTCGCTGCCGGGCTTACCATGGCAGCAGCCCCGGCGCAGGCTGACGAGGCGGAACTCGCCCCGTCGGTACGCCACGTACAGCCGGGCGTCAGCGTTACGCGGGACGGATCGGATCGCCAGTTCCAGGAACTCTTTGCCAGCTGGGAAAAGACCGAGAACCCTGCGCCGGTCGCCAGCGCGGTGTCGGTCCCCTCGCAGATGCCGCTCGAGAACGCCCGGCTCAGCAGCAATTTCGGCATGCGCACCCACCCGGTTCTCGGCGGTCTGCGCGGCCACAAGGGTATCGATCTGGCCGCCGCCTCGGGCACTCCGGTCTATGCCACGGCCGATGGCTATGTCAGCAAGGCCGAATGGTTTTCGAGCTACGGCAACTACATCGCGATCGAGCATGGCGCCGACATGCAGACCCGCTTCGCCCATCTGTCGGGCTACGAAGTCAAGGCCGGTGATCGGGTGCGCAAGGGCGACCTGATCGGCTATGTCGGCTCCACCGGCCGCTCGACCGGCCCGCACCTCCATTACGAGGTGCGCGTCGCCGGGCTGGCCGTCGATCCGACGCCCTACATGAACGGCGAGCGCCTCGCGATGGCCGATAACGGCGGCAAGGGCGGCGGCGACGACGAGTAG
- a CDS encoding acyl-CoA synthetase — MHPIAHARARPDHPAIVMAESGETVTYGEMDKTANRFARVLRERGLTGGGHFGILMENNALFLQLAWGAQRSGAMMVPVSTRLTASEIAYIMQDSESRLLITSTKFADEVAELRDLCPDCEFLILGGERDEDLSAAIEAQSAEPLADPLPGQYMLYSSGTTGRPKGVRPRPPQTDDVEEVPALVGLAVMGAGMPADGSMVYLSPAPLYHAAPLGWCTTAHRLGGTVVVMEKFEPLAALRAIETHRVTDSQWVPTHFVRMLKLEPLERAGFDLSSHARALHAAAPCPVPVKRAMIEWWGPIINEYYAGSEGIGMTLVKAADWLTHPGTVGRAIHGTLHICSPDGEELPAGEDGLVYFENEILPTYHNDPDKTAEAMHREGWMTLGDIGHVDAEGFLYLTDRQSHMIISGGVNIYPQEVENLLVTHPQVMDAAVIGAPDPDLGERVVAVVQPVDMADAGEALADTLRAFLAPRLSKVKMPRQFDFRPDLPREANGKLYKRELRDEYAARTA, encoded by the coding sequence ATGCATCCCATTGCGCATGCGCGCGCGCGTCCCGACCATCCTGCGATCGTCATGGCGGAAAGCGGCGAGACGGTGACCTATGGTGAGATGGACAAGACCGCCAACCGTTTCGCCCGAGTGTTGCGCGAACGCGGACTGACCGGGGGCGGGCATTTCGGCATTCTGATGGAGAACAACGCGCTGTTCCTCCAGCTCGCTTGGGGGGCGCAGCGTTCGGGGGCGATGATGGTGCCGGTCTCCACCCGCCTAACCGCTTCGGAAATCGCCTACATCATGCAGGACAGCGAGTCGCGGCTGCTGATCACCTCGACGAAGTTCGCCGATGAAGTCGCGGAACTGCGCGATCTGTGCCCGGACTGCGAATTCCTGATTCTCGGCGGCGAGAGAGACGAGGACCTTTCTGCCGCCATCGAAGCGCAGAGCGCCGAGCCGCTCGCCGATCCCCTGCCCGGCCAGTACATGCTCTATTCCAGCGGCACGACCGGCCGGCCCAAGGGCGTGCGCCCCCGCCCCCCGCAGACCGACGATGTCGAGGAAGTGCCCGCGCTGGTGGGCCTCGCGGTGATGGGCGCGGGAATGCCGGCCGATGGTTCGATGGTCTATCTCTCGCCCGCGCCGCTCTATCACGCCGCCCCGCTGGGATGGTGCACCACCGCGCATCGCCTAGGCGGGACGGTGGTGGTGATGGAGAAGTTCGAGCCTCTGGCCGCGCTCCGGGCGATCGAGACCCACCGCGTCACCGACAGCCAGTGGGTGCCCACCCATTTCGTGCGGATGCTCAAGCTCGAGCCCCTGGAGCGCGCGGGTTTCGACCTTTCGAGCCACGCCCGCGCGCTCCATGCCGCCGCGCCATGTCCTGTGCCGGTCAAGCGGGCAATGATCGAATGGTGGGGGCCGATCATCAACGAGTACTACGCCGGCTCGGAAGGCATCGGGATGACGCTGGTCAAGGCCGCCGACTGGCTCACCCATCCCGGAACCGTGGGCCGGGCGATCCACGGCACGCTGCACATATGCAGCCCCGATGGCGAGGAGCTGCCGGCGGGCGAGGACGGTCTCGTCTACTTCGAGAACGAGATCCTGCCGACCTATCACAACGATCCGGACAAGACCGCCGAGGCGATGCATCGCGAAGGCTGGATGACTCTGGGCGATATCGGCCATGTCGATGCGGAGGGGTTCCTCTATCTGACCGATCGCCAGAGCCACATGATCATCTCGGGCGGGGTCAACATCTACCCGCAGGAGGTAGAGAACCTGCTCGTCACCCATCCGCAGGTGATGGACGCCGCAGTGATCGGCGCGCCCGATCCCGATCTCGGCGAGCGCGTGGTCGCCGTGGTCCAGCCGGTCGACATGGCCGATGCGGGCGAGGCGCTGGCCGACACGCTGCGCGCCTTTCTCGCCCCCCGCCTGAGCAAGGTGAAGATGCCCCGCCAGTTCGACTTCCGCCCCGACCTGCCCCGCGAGGCCAATGGCAAGCTCTACAAGCGCGAACTGCGCGACGAGTACGCCGCCCGCACAGCATGA
- a CDS encoding ferritin-like domain-containing protein, whose product MSDAKPAVGDAIRAALLIGEPQAKLFAARRIARDWRLGRLFFDLTAPMPDAPARPDRPELLPPGRMPRRGKGGSERGRIALWHAIAHIEFVAIDLALDMAGRFGAEMGEAFVSDFLAVAADEAMHFALLERKLRALGSHYGALPAHDGLWQAARDTAHDVAARLAVVPMVLEARGLDVTPATIERVRHLGDRNGTLILERILDDEIRHVAVGAKWFDKVSDRRDEMPRELWQKLVKLHFGGQLKGPFNDSARRSAGLPREFYAALVS is encoded by the coding sequence GTGAGCGATGCCAAGCCTGCCGTCGGCGATGCAATCCGCGCCGCGCTCCTGATCGGCGAGCCGCAGGCCAAGCTGTTCGCCGCCCGCCGCATCGCGCGCGACTGGCGGCTCGGGCGGCTGTTTTTCGACCTGACTGCGCCGATGCCCGACGCGCCGGCGAGGCCGGACCGGCCCGAACTCCTCCCGCCCGGCAGGATGCCCCGGCGCGGCAAGGGCGGGTCGGAACGGGGACGGATCGCGCTGTGGCATGCGATCGCGCATATCGAATTCGTCGCCATCGACCTCGCGCTCGACATGGCCGGGCGCTTCGGGGCCGAAATGGGCGAGGCGTTCGTGTCCGATTTTCTCGCGGTCGCGGCGGATGAGGCCATGCATTTCGCGCTTCTCGAGAGAAAATTGCGTGCACTCGGTTCGCACTACGGCGCGCTTCCTGCCCATGACGGATTGTGGCAGGCGGCGCGGGATACCGCGCACGATGTGGCCGCGCGCCTGGCAGTGGTGCCAATGGTTCTGGAAGCGCGCGGGCTGGACGTCACGCCCGCTACAATCGAGCGCGTTCGCCATTTAGGAGACAGGAACGGCACGCTGATCCTCGAACGAATCCTTGACGATGAGATTCGCCATGTCGCCGTCGGTGCCAAGTGGTTCGATAAGGTGAGCGACCGGCGCGACGAAATGCCACGGGAATTGTGGCAGAAATTGGTCAAACTGCATTTTGGCGGGCAATTGAAAGGCCCGTTCAACGACTCGGCGCGTCGATCAGCCGGTCTACCGCGCGAGTTCTATGCCGCGCTTGTTTCGTAA
- a CDS encoding agmatine deiminase family protein, whose translation MTVRLPPEWAPQQWLWIGFPHDAEEWPDILGLAQEQIAAFASAVADSGQEVRLLVRDAANEARARELTSAAVTFERREYGDIWLRDTGPLVRTDGSALRFGFNGWGGKYIMAGDETIGAELAADAGLAVETPDWILEGGAIDVDGAGRLVTTEECLLNPNRNPDLSREQIEERLRERFGVSEIVWLGKGLVNDHTDGHVDNLARFVAPGAIALPRATSADDPHRAIYEDARERVQRTGLSVFGIPSPGAVTMGGDIAPASYMNFAITDALVVVPTYGSVHDKEAVAAIGELFPTRRAIGLPADAVLAGGGSFHCASIQMPRIEA comes from the coding sequence ATGACCGTTCGCCTTCCGCCCGAATGGGCACCCCAGCAATGGCTTTGGATCGGCTTTCCCCACGACGCCGAGGAATGGCCGGACATTCTCGGCCTGGCGCAGGAGCAGATCGCCGCTTTCGCCAGCGCCGTCGCCGATAGCGGGCAGGAGGTGCGCCTGCTGGTCAGGGACGCGGCGAACGAGGCCCGCGCGCGCGAACTGACCAGCGCGGCGGTGACGTTCGAACGGCGCGAATACGGTGACATCTGGCTGCGCGATACCGGTCCGTTGGTCCGCACCGACGGCAGCGCGCTGCGCTTCGGCTTCAATGGCTGGGGCGGGAAATACATCATGGCCGGAGACGAGACGATCGGTGCCGAACTCGCCGCCGATGCCGGACTGGCGGTGGAAACGCCGGACTGGATACTCGAGGGCGGCGCGATCGACGTCGACGGCGCGGGCCGTCTGGTGACGACCGAGGAATGCCTGCTCAACCCCAACCGCAATCCCGATCTCTCGCGCGAACAGATCGAGGAGCGGCTGCGCGAACGATTCGGTGTCTCCGAGATCGTCTGGCTCGGCAAGGGCCTCGTCAACGATCACACCGACGGGCACGTCGACAATCTCGCGCGTTTCGTAGCTCCCGGCGCGATCGCCCTGCCGCGGGCGACCAGTGCGGACGATCCCCATCGCGCGATCTACGAGGATGCACGCGAGCGGGTCCAGCGGACCGGCCTGTCGGTCTTCGGCATCCCCTCGCCCGGCGCAGTGACCATGGGCGGAGACATCGCCCCAGCAAGCTACATGAACTTCGCAATTACCGACGCGCTCGTCGTCGTGCCGACCTACGGATCGGTGCATGACAAGGAAGCGGTCGCGGCGATCGGGGAGCTGTTCCCCACGCGCCGGGCAATCGGCCTGCCCGCCGATGCCGTGCTGGCGGGCGGCGGCTCCTTCCACTGCGCCTCGATTCAGATGCCGCGGATCGAGGCTTAA
- a CDS encoding sulfite exporter TauE/SafE family protein, whose translation MEVLAGYAPLQIGIALLAAFGSAFVRGLTGFGMAILLVPILALALMPVDAVLLANFLSLFIGLIEIRRLMRGAERSAWMLCALVLLFTPAGLHMLAVTSPDIARLVIALIALSAFVAVLLPQRSRLEHGAATTGAVGIVSGLMTGYAGMPGPPVVPYYVGRNLPRETAKASMMLVFTCAGLAGLGSGTALGVLDWRLAMFALLLFPAVVLGNRLGDKASDAVSDPAWRTVVGLVLGGAAAAAILRLL comes from the coding sequence GTGGAGGTTCTCGCCGGCTACGCGCCGCTGCAGATCGGGATCGCCCTGCTTGCAGCGTTCGGCTCCGCCTTCGTGCGCGGGTTGACGGGGTTCGGCATGGCGATCCTGCTGGTGCCGATCCTCGCACTGGCGCTGATGCCGGTGGATGCGGTGCTTCTGGCGAACTTCCTTTCGCTGTTCATCGGGTTGATCGAAATTCGGCGGCTGATGCGCGGGGCGGAACGTTCCGCCTGGATGCTGTGTGCGCTGGTGCTTCTGTTCACACCCGCCGGTCTTCACATGCTCGCGGTGACGAGCCCCGACATCGCGCGGCTCGTCATCGCGCTCATTGCCCTGTCCGCTTTCGTCGCGGTGCTTCTGCCGCAGCGCTCGCGGCTCGAACACGGCGCTGCGACGACGGGTGCGGTCGGAATCGTCAGTGGGTTGATGACCGGCTACGCCGGAATGCCCGGACCGCCCGTCGTGCCCTATTATGTCGGGCGCAATCTCCCGCGCGAGACCGCTAAGGCATCGATGATGCTGGTCTTCACCTGCGCCGGGCTTGCCGGGCTGGGATCGGGCACGGCGCTGGGCGTGCTCGACTGGAGGCTGGCAATGTTCGCGCTGCTCCTGTTTCCGGCGGTCGTGCTCGGCAATCGGCTGGGTGACAAGGCTTCGGATGCGGTCAGCGACCCGGCCTGGCGAACGGTGGTGGGTCTGGTGCTGGGCGGCGCCGCCGCGGCGGCGATCCTGCGCCTGCTCTGA
- the glnE gene encoding bifunctional [glutamate--ammonia ligase]-adenylyl-L-tyrosine phosphorylase/[glutamate--ammonia-ligase] adenylyltransferase encodes MDGDWTNALARARAHSPFLSQMLDRFPELAGMLEAGEGAEALVRAKALGIDEPDVAVALRRERSALALVLGVGDLAGASSLSQVMEELTALADRALDRAITAAIARRVPDAEPDGFIALALGKHGAGELNYSSDIDPILLFDPERMPRRARDEPGEAAQRYARDVVRLLSDVTEDGYVFRVDLRLRPASEVSPLAISLGAATTHYESSALAWERAAYIRARACAGDIAAGEEFLETIRPFVWRRSLDFGAIDEVRRLTARIRDRQAGPTEPAPAFNLKLGRGGIREIEFFAQTHQLIHGGRDASLRCRGTRSALDALASAGRIESENARLLGESYDRLRVAEHRLQMVNDRQTHSLPAGDALDNVARLDGQKDGQAMIAALRETCRPVARAYDRLLAEDGGHEGDAPLVRLAGELPDDIAADLAARVSGWSSGQYRALRSPAALAAFDAVRPDLLAALAQADAPDLALARWETLIERLPTAINFFRLLEARPALLGLLVDCLTIAPPLADELARRPELLDALIDHSAFDLPGDVGAIAARMRRGESDDDYEQKLDRIRIVTGEIRFALGMQLVEAVQDPLHVAEALSRTAEAALEVATQAAADEFAQRHGRFEDGGLLVLGLGRLGGGALTHASDLDIIYLFAESAQGESDGPRPLGQTLYYNRLAQRVTAALSVPTAEGALYEIDTRLRPQGAQGPLASGLSSFARYQQEDAWTWEHMTLCRARVLVGSEESAAELGCIIESVLSRDRDPAKLREDVLAMRGEMAAHKPARGELDVKLLRGGLVDLEFLIHYLQLRERTAFVPDLSSALGELVAAGSLPGDLVEAHRLLTRILVGGRLLAPDLAMPGRVAAEVLAQQAGLDSPDRLLPAIASARRGIAVAWQAALGETMEIDR; translated from the coding sequence ATGGATGGCGACTGGACGAACGCACTGGCCCGGGCCCGCGCCCATTCGCCGTTCCTGTCGCAAATGCTGGACCGCTTCCCCGAACTGGCCGGGATGCTGGAGGCCGGGGAGGGTGCCGAAGCGCTGGTGCGGGCCAAGGCTCTCGGGATCGACGAGCCGGACGTGGCCGTGGCCCTGCGGCGCGAGCGCAGTGCCCTGGCGCTTGTGCTGGGGGTGGGGGATCTCGCCGGCGCCTCTTCGCTCTCGCAGGTCATGGAAGAGCTGACGGCGCTGGCCGACCGCGCGCTCGACCGCGCCATTACCGCCGCCATCGCGCGGCGCGTGCCCGATGCGGAGCCGGACGGTTTCATCGCGCTGGCGCTCGGCAAGCACGGGGCGGGCGAACTCAACTACAGCTCCGACATCGATCCCATCCTGCTGTTCGATCCGGAGCGCATGCCGCGCCGCGCGCGTGACGAGCCGGGCGAGGCCGCGCAGCGCTATGCCCGGGACGTGGTCCGCCTGCTCTCCGACGTGACCGAAGACGGCTACGTCTTCCGCGTCGACCTGCGCTTGAGACCGGCATCGGAGGTCAGCCCGCTGGCGATCTCGCTGGGCGCGGCAACGACCCATTACGAGAGCTCCGCCCTCGCCTGGGAGCGCGCCGCCTATATCCGCGCCCGCGCCTGCGCCGGAGACATCGCGGCCGGCGAGGAATTTCTCGAGACCATCCGGCCGTTCGTCTGGCGGCGCAGCCTCGATTTCGGCGCCATCGACGAGGTGCGCCGCCTCACCGCCCGCATTCGCGACCGTCAGGCGGGTCCGACCGAACCAGCGCCCGCCTTCAATCTGAAACTGGGCCGTGGCGGTATTCGGGAGATCGAGTTCTTCGCGCAGACGCACCAGCTCATCCATGGCGGGCGCGATGCCTCGCTACGCTGCCGGGGAACGCGGAGTGCCCTCGATGCGCTGGCGAGTGCCGGACGCATCGAGAGCGAGAACGCGCGGCTGCTCGGCGAAAGCTACGACCGGCTGCGGGTCGCCGAACACCGGTTGCAGATGGTGAACGATCGCCAGACGCACAGCCTTCCCGCCGGAGACGCGCTCGACAACGTCGCGCGGCTGGACGGGCAAAAGGACGGGCAGGCGATGATCGCCGCCTTGCGCGAAACCTGTCGTCCGGTTGCCCGGGCCTACGACCGCCTTCTCGCCGAGGATGGAGGGCATGAGGGGGACGCGCCGCTTGTGCGGCTTGCCGGCGAGCTCCCCGACGACATTGCAGCCGACCTTGCCGCGCGCGTGTCCGGCTGGTCGAGCGGTCAGTACCGCGCACTGCGGAGCCCGGCGGCCCTCGCCGCCTTCGATGCCGTGCGGCCCGATCTCCTCGCTGCCCTGGCGCAGGCCGATGCACCCGATCTGGCGCTGGCTCGTTGGGAAACCCTGATCGAGCGCCTGCCCACGGCGATCAATTTCTTCCGTCTGCTCGAAGCGCGTCCGGCGCTGCTCGGCCTGCTGGTCGATTGCCTGACCATTGCCCCGCCGCTGGCCGACGAACTGGCGCGCAGGCCCGAACTGCTCGATGCGCTTATCGATCACAGCGCGTTCGACCTTCCCGGCGATGTCGGGGCGATCGCGGCGCGAATGCGGCGGGGCGAGAGCGATGACGACTACGAGCAGAAGCTCGACCGCATCCGCATCGTGACCGGGGAGATCCGTTTCGCTCTCGGCATGCAGTTGGTCGAGGCGGTGCAGGACCCGCTCCACGTGGCCGAAGCGCTGTCGCGCACGGCCGAAGCCGCTCTGGAGGTCGCGACACAGGCGGCGGCGGACGAGTTCGCGCAGCGACACGGCCGGTTCGAGGATGGCGGGTTGCTGGTACTCGGCCTTGGCCGGCTGGGCGGCGGGGCGCTCACCCATGCTTCCGACCTCGATATCATCTATCTCTTCGCCGAAAGCGCGCAGGGTGAATCCGATGGCCCGAGACCACTTGGCCAGACGCTCTATTACAATCGCCTCGCCCAGCGCGTGACAGCCGCGCTGAGCGTGCCCACGGCGGAAGGCGCGCTGTACGAGATCGACACGCGGCTGCGGCCGCAGGGCGCGCAGGGGCCGCTGGCATCGGGGCTGTCGAGCTTCGCGCGCTACCAGCAAGAGGATGCCTGGACCTGGGAGCACATGACGCTGTGCCGCGCCCGCGTGCTTGTCGGATCCGAGGAGAGCGCCGCCGAACTCGGCTGTATCATCGAAAGCGTGCTGTCCCGCGATCGCGATCCCGCCAAGCTGCGCGAGGACGTGCTCGCCATGCGGGGCGAGATGGCGGCGCACAAGCCGGCGCGTGGCGAGCTCGACGTCAAGCTGCTGCGCGGCGGGCTCGTCGATCTGGAATTCCTGATCCACTACCTGCAATTGCGCGAACGGACGGCGTTCGTGCCGGATTTGTCCTCCGCTCTCGGCGAGCTAGTGGCGGCGGGCAGCCTGCCCGGCGATCTGGTCGAGGCGCATCGCCTGCTCACCCGCATTCTCGTCGGCGGGCGCCTGCTCGCCCCGGACCTTGCCATGCCCGGCCGCGTCGCGGCAGAGGTGCTGGCGCAGCAGGCCGGGCTGGATTCGCCCGACCGCTTGCTTCCCGCGATCGCCTCGGCGCGGCGCGGGATCGCGGTCGCATGGCAGGCCGCTCTTGGCGAAACGATGGAGATCGATCGATGA
- the thrS gene encoding threonine--tRNA ligase, whose translation MTELLKISLPDGSVREMEPGATPADVAAAIGPGLAKAAIAARVDGELRDLGRPFEGDAQLALVTNRDEEDALELARHDFAHVLAEAVQSLFPGTQITFGPATSDGFYYDVKAPDSRDPFGIDDLPAIEEEMRRIIKADKPLKREVWSREQLIAKWEAEGEAFKAEWARELPEDEELTVYWSGEDWLDMCRGPHLPSTGKLDPQAFKLTRVAGAYWRGDQNNPQLTRIYGTGWLNKKQLDAHLTRLEEAARRDHRKLSREMDLFHLQEEAHGSVFWHPKGYRIWRELEAYMRRRMDGAGYREIKTPQLMDVRQWEQSGHWGKYAENMFAVPDMVPEVDDSGAGAHPKVAPDADWMAIKPMNCPAHVLVFKQGITSYRDLPIRLGEMGCCHRNEPHGALHGLMRVRQFTQDDAHIFCTERQVVEEVRAFCQLADAVYSDFGFEYDIKLALRPEKRLGSDADWDRAEQELRDAVEEAGMANADYGWEELPGEGAFYAPKLEWHLTDAIGRTWQVGTIQGDRVLPERLDASYVGEDGEKHRPVMLHRAIFGSYERFIGILIEHFAGKLPLWLAPVQAVVATIVSDADGYANEVERQLAAAGIRVESDLRNEKINYKVREHSLAKVPHLLVVGNREAEEGTVAVRTLGQQHQKVMSLAEAIAMLREEATPPDLRQN comes from the coding sequence ATGACGGAACTGCTCAAGATCAGCCTGCCCGATGGCTCCGTGCGCGAAATGGAGCCCGGCGCGACACCCGCCGACGTCGCTGCCGCGATCGGCCCCGGCCTCGCCAAGGCGGCGATCGCCGCTCGAGTTGACGGCGAATTGCGCGATCTCGGCCGCCCCTTCGAGGGCGACGCGCAGCTCGCGCTGGTAACCAACCGGGACGAGGAAGACGCGCTCGAACTCGCACGTCACGATTTCGCGCACGTCCTTGCCGAAGCGGTGCAGTCGCTCTTTCCCGGCACGCAGATCACCTTCGGGCCGGCGACCTCCGACGGGTTCTACTACGACGTGAAGGCGCCCGACAGCCGCGACCCATTCGGCATCGACGATCTCCCCGCAATCGAGGAGGAGATGCGGCGCATCATCAAGGCCGACAAGCCTCTGAAGCGCGAGGTCTGGAGCCGCGAGCAGCTGATCGCCAAATGGGAAGCCGAAGGCGAGGCGTTCAAGGCCGAATGGGCACGCGAACTGCCCGAGGACGAGGAGCTGACGGTTTACTGGAGCGGAGAGGACTGGCTCGACATGTGCCGGGGGCCTCACCTACCCAGCACCGGCAAGCTTGATCCGCAGGCCTTCAAGCTGACCCGTGTTGCGGGCGCCTACTGGCGCGGCGACCAGAACAATCCGCAGCTTACGCGCATCTACGGGACAGGCTGGCTCAACAAGAAGCAGCTCGACGCGCATCTGACGCGGCTGGAAGAGGCGGCCAGGCGCGACCACCGCAAGCTAAGCCGCGAGATGGACTTGTTCCACTTGCAGGAAGAGGCGCATGGATCGGTCTTCTGGCATCCCAAGGGCTACCGCATCTGGCGCGAGCTCGAAGCATACATGCGCCGCAGGATGGACGGTGCGGGATACCGCGAGATCAAGACGCCGCAGCTGATGGACGTGCGCCAGTGGGAGCAGTCCGGACACTGGGGCAAATATGCCGAGAACATGTTCGCCGTGCCCGACATGGTTCCCGAAGTGGACGACAGCGGCGCAGGCGCGCATCCCAAGGTCGCCCCGGATGCCGACTGGATGGCGATCAAGCCGATGAATTGCCCGGCGCATGTGCTCGTCTTCAAGCAGGGCATCACCTCCTATCGCGATCTGCCGATTCGGTTGGGCGAGATGGGCTGCTGCCACCGCAACGAGCCGCACGGCGCGCTCCACGGTCTGATGCGCGTGCGCCAGTTCACGCAGGACGACGCGCATATCTTCTGCACCGAACGGCAGGTCGTCGAAGAAGTGCGCGCCTTCTGCCAGCTGGCCGATGCCGTCTATTCCGACTTCGGCTTCGAATACGACATCAAGCTCGCTCTGCGTCCTGAAAAGCGCCTCGGCTCCGATGCCGACTGGGACCGTGCCGAACAGGAACTGCGCGACGCGGTCGAGGAAGCGGGCATGGCGAACGCGGATTACGGGTGGGAGGAATTACCCGGCGAAGGCGCGTTTTACGCCCCCAAGCTCGAATGGCACTTGACCGACGCGATCGGGCGGACCTGGCAGGTCGGCACGATCCAGGGCGACCGCGTGCTGCCCGAACGGCTCGATGCGAGCTATGTCGGCGAGGATGGCGAGAAGCACCGCCCGGTCATGCTCCACCGCGCCATCTTCGGCTCCTACGAGCGCTTCATCGGCATCCTGATCGAGCATTTCGCCGGAAAGTTGCCGCTATGGCTCGCGCCGGTGCAGGCCGTGGTGGCGACCATCGTTTCGGACGCCGACGGCTATGCGAACGAGGTCGAACGCCAGTTGGCGGCGGCGGGCATCCGCGTGGAGAGCGATCTGCGCAACGAGAAGATCAACTACAAGGTCCGCGAGCATTCGCTGGCCAAGGTTCCGCATCTCCTCGTTGTCGGCAATCGCGAGGCCGAAGAAGGAACCGTCGCGGTCCGCACGCTGGGGCAGCAGCACCAGAAGGTGATGTCGTTGGCCGAAGCGATCGCGATGCTGCGCGAGGAAGCGACCCCGCCCGACCTGCGACAGAACTGA
- a CDS encoding OB-fold-containig protein: MAVMLLLGLVQLFGIGDWGGEAGADIAADTDGAYAVEPGFMEGLLALLGLGRVPLTIWLALLLLVFSGSGLSLQLFCESLTGAPLHPWLAATIATAASLPMTSLLARPLGAILPKDHTTAVTTDSLVGRRAEITDGVARAGSPARARVHDVHGQAHHVMVEPHEASSELRAGEEVLLVRREDNRFFATALAERRLSPTGI, translated from the coding sequence ATGGCGGTCATGCTTCTGCTCGGCCTTGTTCAGCTGTTCGGCATCGGAGACTGGGGCGGCGAGGCCGGTGCCGATATCGCCGCCGATACGGACGGAGCTTACGCGGTGGAGCCGGGCTTCATGGAAGGCCTGCTTGCGCTGCTGGGGCTGGGGCGTGTGCCCCTGACGATATGGCTGGCGCTTTTGTTGCTCGTCTTCTCCGGTTCCGGGCTGAGCCTCCAGCTTTTCTGCGAGAGCTTGACGGGTGCGCCGCTGCATCCGTGGCTCGCTGCGACGATTGCGACGGCAGCTTCGTTGCCGATGACCAGTTTGCTCGCCCGGCCGCTCGGAGCGATCTTGCCGAAGGATCACACGACAGCGGTAACGACCGACAGCCTTGTCGGCCGCAGGGCGGAAATAACCGATGGCGTGGCGCGCGCCGGATCGCCGGCTCGCGCCCGCGTACACGACGTACATGGCCAGGCACATCACGTGATGGTGGAGCCACACGAGGCATCGAGCGAATTGCGTGCGGGCGAGGAAGTGCTGCTGGTGCGGCGCGAGGACAATCGGTTCTTCGCGACGGCGCTGGCCGAGCGGCGTCTGTCGCCGACCGGGATTTAA